The window CTCATCTTTTTCCTCTGATTCTTACATTCAATCTCCAACAAGCAAAACCCTAATTAGGGTTTATATTCAGTAATTCATTCGGGGttctgtttttaattaataaattttgttataagaTTATCAAGATTTATGATTTAACTCTTTATTTGTATGCTTATAGaaaaagttttgatctttgactGTTTTATGTTAGATTAGTGGATTCTGTCAcctgggtttttttttttttttgaataagtATGTGATATTGGGATTGTTTGTATGATCTGAGCATGATTAAGATAATGGAAATGTTTTGTGTAGGTGGGCTTTAAGCTTGTGTTCGTAAAGAAAGATGCCGCATAAAACGCGTCCCATGGCTGCACTTTTGTTATTCACTGGACTAAATGTTGTTTTGGTGTCAACGATTACGCCTGTCTATGATTTTGTCTGCTTTAATCCGTATTGGGAACGGAGGGTAGGTTTTATTATCGTTTATAACGTTGTTTGTATGAACTTCTTAGTATGCTACTGTTGAGAATCTGGAATTGTGTCAGGCAACAAGAATTGCCTGCCACTTTGGTTATGTCTGTAGACGTTTATGTATGTTTGTATGTGTGAACTCGATATTTTGGTACTGAAGTTTTATTGATACAGAGGGAACGTCGACGAATGGAGCGTGAAGCTAAGTTGGCAGAAGGTTCAAACATCGGGATGAACTGACAATGAGGTCAGGTTCTATTGCCATCTTCTTTCTTGTAATAAGGCTCTATTGCATTTTCATAACTAAAATTGAAGGGTAGTTAAGAAGAATAATAAAAGAGGACAGAGTCTCTGATACATGAAATAGTCTTTTGCTAGTTGAGGGAGGCTTTGCAGAAATGAAGAAAGTTGGGGGATTAGAACTGAGATACATGCTTAAGGCCCCAATTTGCATGATTTATTTTGCATGTTGCTAAACCATAAAAcactatttatgttatttttaatagCTTATAAATAGCCAAATAGGTTTCGGCATGTATCAATTTGCACTTAGACTTTGTTATGTGCTCTGTTCATGGGTATAGTAAGAACTACCTTTGGATTATGATTTTCATACAATCCGCTTGGCTTATTGCTTTTTACTATTCAGCTCTGCGGATTTAAGTGTTACACTGCTTTGCTTAATTAGAATTGTAGAATGCTCGGAACTTCTACTTAACTTGTTATGAGaatttcaaatgatcaaatgacAACCAAAGTACAAAACACCATCTCCTACTGCTACAACGCGTGTTATTGCAACTCATTATCTGATTCTAAAGTTTAGTATCACTTGATGACTTTTCGAAACACACATCAAGACCCTCTATTTAACCCGCTCTTCTATtcatttaagttttatattacATAGACATGGAATTTATGTAATTATAAAAGTGGTTGCTGAGTTGCTGCTGTTGATTAACTCTTTAAGTAATAAATTGGTTATCCCCACAGGATATAGGGTCCATAGTGGATAAGGAGAAAGGGCAGGTAGATGGATCTTAAATCTGATCTGAAATATCCAAAATATCAATGCTGAGGGCCAACTTAATGTGCCTATAGGATCAATAAGCTTAACAGTGAATTCCAGAAATAAATTGAATGTAGGATTAAgtttatgtaattttttaagaCGTTACTTAATGTGCCATTATTGTCAATAAAATTTTACTGGAAATCCACAAATGACATATGACATGAAAATGAAT is drawn from Erigeron canadensis isolate Cc75 chromosome 9, C_canadensis_v1, whole genome shotgun sequence and contains these coding sequences:
- the LOC122582463 gene encoding uncharacterized protein LOC122582463, yielding MPHKTRPMAALLLFTGLNVVLVSTITPVYDFVCFNPYWERRRERRRMEREAKLAEGSNIGMN